Genomic segment of Rhodococcus sp. W8901:
AGCTCGACGAGGCGTACAGGGCCAACGCACTGTTCGACGCTCACCGCGACGACCCCGAATTCGGTTACCGGTTCCTCGTCGACGAAGCCGCCGACGCAGGCCAGACGATGGCACCGCGCACCGGGTGGCGGATCTGTTCGGCTAACAAGTGGTGGAGCTCGTTCGGCAAGAAGCGCGGCACCAAAAACGTCCGTTCCGGTCCGCCGGTCCACGCCGATCTCGTCGCCCGGAACTTCACCGCCGATGAGCGGAATCGGTTGTGGCTCACAGATATCACCGAGCATCACACCGGCGAGGGCAAGCTCTACCTGTGCGCGATCAAGGACGTGCACTCGAACCGAATCGTCGGCTACTCCATCGACTCGAAGATGAAGGCCCGACTCGCGGTCGACGCCCTCGACTCGGCCGTCGCCCGCCGGGCCGCGGCCGGTGATCCGGTGGCCGGCTGCGTGGTTCACAGCGACCGCGGATCGCAGTTCCGTTCACGGAAATTCGTCCACGCCCTCGGCCGGCACGCGATGGTCGGATCGATGGGCCGAGTCGGCGCCTGCGGCGACAACGCCGCGATGGAATCGTTCTTCTCACTGCTGCAGAAGAACGTCCTCGACCGCCAGCCCTGGGCGACCCGGAACGACCTTCGGATCGCGATCGTCACCTGGATCGAACGGACCTACCACCGCCGCCGACGCCAAGCCAGGCTCGGCAAGTTGACCCCCATCGAATACGAGACCATCATGACCACACCAGCCACTCAGGCTGCGTGACCGAACCTGTCACCTGATGGTGCAGCAGTCCCGAGGTCTGTTGAGGGGATTCCAGTGCAGTTAGCGTCGCACACGACCGAGTAGGTCAAGATGTCAACCAAACCGGGGGCAGTCCCGGCCACCGTCGGGACCGCTCAGGGTTTGGAGTGCCACGAGCCTCAACACATGCTCGTTGGCGGACGCGCATTGGGACCGAATGTGCCTGGCGGGACGGTGATACAACGGTTTCAGCCCAACGCTGCAGCAGCTCAGTGGTGCATGGGATACGGCGCGTGTTGACTCAACCGATCAGAACTCCGGTCGCATCGAGGGCGGCAGCGAAGCGTCGTACTCCGCTTTCGATCGGATCCGTACCTGGGCCATCGTCGGGCAGGTCCATCCTGGCTCGCCTGGTTCCGGCCCCCAGTCGTCGAGCCACCAAGGCATGATTCCAAGCACGTGGTCGATTCTCTGATCGTCGCGCCAGACAGCGAACTGCATTCCGAACTTGCGCAGTGCAAACAGGCAGTCGCGTACGTATCTGAGGCCTGCCAGCACCTCACGCGCATCGTGCTCAGTGATGGTGATGAGGCTCAGCGATAGTGCTCGCTTGTGCTCAACGAAAGTGCCCACTCGTGGGCGGGGTTCACTGTAACGGTTGCCGGGTTCCGGTGACGGTCTTGCGGAGCTTTTCGGCGCGGGCGTGGTGGTCACGCAGGCGGTAGGAGTCGCCGTCGAGATTGAGCACGACGGAGCGGTGCAGGAGCCGGTCGAGCATCGCGGCGGCGACGGTGGTGTCGCCGAGGACCTCACCCCACTCACCGACACCGCGGTTGGTGGTGATGACGATCGATGTCTTCAGATATCGTTGTGCGACAACCTGAAACAACGCCGATGCCGCTTCGCCCGGCAGTGGCAGGTAGCCGAGTTCGTCGATCACCAGCAGCGTCGGCCCGGCGTAGAACCGCATTGTCGTCGCCCACCTGCCCTCGATCGCCGCCCGATGGCATCGGGCGGCGAGATCTGCGGCGGTGGTGAAGTAGGTGCGGTAGCCGGCGTGCGCCGCGGCGCGGGCGAGTCCGACCGACAGGTGTGTCTTCCCGACCCCAGGCGGGCCGATGAGCAGCACATTCGTCGCAGTCTCGAGGTAGCGGCAGGTGCCGAGCTCGGCGATCAACCGCCGGTCGACACCGGGTGCGGAATCGAAGTCGAAGTCCTCGAGCGAGGCCGGGGTGGGCAGGCACGCGAACCGCAGCCGCCCGGCCAGGCGACGGGCTTCGGTGGCGTCGACCTCGATCGACAACAACTCCTCGAGGGTTGCGGTCATCGACAGGCCGTCCTTCTGCGCGCGATCGAGAACCGACGGCAGCGCTTCGGCGGCGTCGTGCAGTTTCAGCGTCGCCAGGTGTCCACGGAGGCGTTGGTAGAGGCTCGCCGCCTGCGCGGTGCCTGGCGCCGGGGCAGTGTCGACGGTGGTGGGTGTGGTGGTCATGCGAGGGTGTTCCTTCCTCGGGCGGCGCGCTCATAGGCGGCCAGGTCGGTGACGGTCGAAGTGCTTGCTGGAGTTGATGTTTCGCCCGCCTTGGCGATCTCGACGACGCCCCGGCGCAACGCTTCTGCTGCTGCGAGTGCGTCCGGTCCGGGTGGGATGCGTTCCTTGCGGCGGTGCGGGCGCCCACCTGCCGAGGCGGTGGCCATCGCCGCCTGTTCGAGTGCCACGACGTGGCCGTGGTCGCGGACGATCGCCCCGGCGCCGTCGGGTGCGAGTCGGTGCCGGGCGACGGTGATCTGTGAGGAGGTGACGATATCGACGACGTCGCCGCCGAGGACCCGGGAGACGGTGACCTGTGCTGCCGCGAGCTCCGGTGGCACCGAGTAGCGGTTGCCGCGGTAGGCGACCAGCGCCTGCCGGCTGACGGCCCGCGCCTCGGTGACAACCGCCGGATACGGCGCCGGCGGCTGTGCGGTTCGGTGGCGGCGACAGCCGCGACCGAGGAGCGGCCGCCGGAGGTGGGCCGCAGGCGGGTGTCACCCCGCAGTCGACAGAACTCGTCCAGACTCGCCTGCGCCTGCTCGACTGTGATGTCGTCGGGCAGGGTTCGCCACCACCGCTGTGCGGCAGTGTGATTGGCCTTCTCGACCACACCCTTGCGGTTCCCGGACCGCGGTGGGCAGATCGCGACCGAGACGCCGTAGTGCTTGGCGACACCGGCGAACGTGGCGGTGACCTTCCCTGACTCCGGATGGCAGACCGTCGCCATGCGATCGAACCGCCAGACGCGGGTCAGGCCGCCGAGTTTGCGCACGATGCGGTCGAGGCCGTCGATCAGATGCGGCTGCGTCATCGCCGGGGCGAGCACCCCGCGCCACCGCCCCGAATGCGCGAGGGAGCCGACCAGCAGATACGCCGTCTTGCCCCGGCCCCACCCGGCCGGCGGGTTCGGCAGCTCCACCCAGTCCCATTGGATTTCCTCGC
This window contains:
- the istB gene encoding IS21-like element helper ATPase IstB, yielding MTTTPTTVDTAPAPGTAQAASLYQRLRGHLATLKLHDAAEALPSVLDRAQKDGLSMTATLEELLSIEVDATEARRLAGRLRFACLPTPASLEDFDFDSAPGVDRRLIAELGTCRYLETATNVLLIGPPGVGKTHLSVGLARAAAHAGYRTYFTTAADLAARCHRAAIEGRWATTMRFYAGPTLLVIDELGYLPLPGEAASALFQVVAQRYLKTSIVITTNRGVGEWGEVLGDTTVAAAMLDRLLHRSVVLNLDGDSYRLRDHHARAEKLRKTVTGTRQPLQ
- a CDS encoding IS3 family transposase (programmed frameshift) — protein: MPKPYPKEFRDDVVRVARNREPGQQLKRIAADFGISESCLANWMKAADVEDGVKPGTTTSENAELREARKRIRLLEQENEVLRRAAAYLSQANLPKMIYPLVRELAADGIPVAVTCRVLRIARQPYYRWLAAPVTAAELDEAYRANALFDAHRDDPEFGYRFLVDEAADAGQTMAPRTGWRICSANKWWSSFGKKRGTKNVRSGPPVHADLVARNFTADERNRLWLTDITEHHTGEGKLYLCAIKDVHSNRIVGYSIDSKMKARLAVDALDSAVARRAAAGDPVAGCVVHSDRGSQFRSRKFVHALGRHAMVGSMGRVGACGDNAAMESFFSLLQKNVLDRQPWATRNDLRIAIVTWIERTYHRRRRQARLGKLTPIEYETIMTTPATQAA